ACCCGCATCGTGTGTATCGACAACGAAACGCTGATTCTCGAAGGCATGACCGCCATGCTCAGTGGCTGGGGCTGCGAGGTCTTCACCGCCACCAGTATCGGCGGCGCCAAATCGATCCTGCGCAACATGGACGGCGATCCCGATGCCATCCTGGCCGACTACCATCTGGATAACGAGGTTACCGGTTTGATGGCGCTCGAAGCCCTTAGTGAGCGATTGATTGGCGCCGTGCCCGGCATCGTGATTACCGCCGATCGCACCGAAGCCGTGGCCGAAGAGGTCAAACGTGCCGGGTATCAGCTGCTGCTCAAGCCGGTTCGCCCGGCTGCTTTGCGGGCACTGTTGACGCGTACGCTGCAGGCCAGCCGGGCCAAACCGTAACCGTTAAGAGCTTGGCTGTAAGACCTTAAACGACGACGCCGCGCTTGTTATACAACAAGCGCGGCGTCGAAGAAGACAACCGGAGAAAGGTTAGCCCCAACAGCGTCGTTATGACTCGACTTTGGGCGGCTCGACTTCCAGCTTCTGTGCGGCAATCACGGCTTGCGTACGCGAGTGTACGCCAAGCTTACGCAAAATGGCTGTCACATGCGCCTTGATGGTCGCCTCTGATACGTTAAGCTCGTAAGCAATCTGCTTATTCAGCAGACCTTCGGTAAGCATATTCAGCACCCGGAACTGCTGAGGCGTCAGCGACGCAATCGCTTCGGCAAAGCGCGACTCTTCCTCGCTGGTTTCTTCTAGAACGCCCGCCAATGCCTCGGGTAGCCACACCTCGCCTTGCAAAATCTCGCTGACCGCTTCAGCGATCAACTGCAGCGACGATGATTTGGGAATAAAGCCTGACGCGCCATAATCGATGGCACGGCGCACGACATATGGCTCGTCGCTGCCCGAGACGACTGCCACGGGGATATCAGGCATTTGCCCACGAAGCTGGATCAGCCCCGAAAAACCATGGGCGCCCGGCATGTGCAAATCCAGCAGAATGAGGTCAGCGTCCGGGTGTCGGTTGACCACCTCTGTTGTCGCCTCCATGGTATCGGCTTCCACGATTTCTGCCTGCGGGGCCAGTTGGCGCAACGCCTGGGTGAGTGCTGCACGAAACAGCGGGTGGTCGTCTGCGACGATAAACTTGTGGGCTACTGCCATGGATATTCCTCCGGTTCCTCAAGCAGCGGGGTTTGCTGCTGCCGCGACGCTAGGCTCATACGGTTAAGGCATGGTACCCCATGGGCTTCGTCATGCCCAAGCGTCACATGCATAATTTGTAATGGATTCTTCATCACGCTGAACAAAGCAGTGCCGGCGCGTTGGCCGGCACTGATAGTCATGGCCCTTGGGAAGCGGGCCATGACTCAGCCTGTTCTTTGTCACCTGCCCCGTCGTGGGAACAACGGAGGCAGCGAACGGGCTATTGATTAACGCGATGCTCGATCAATTCATCCACTACCGAAGGATCGGCCAGCGTGCTGGTATCTCCCAAGCCGTCGCATTCATTGGCGGCAATTTTGCGCAGGATACGGCGCATGATCTTGCCCGAGCGGGTTTTGGGAAGACCCGGTGCCCACTGAATAACATCCGGTGAGGCAATGGGTCCGATATCCTTGCGCACCCACTGGGTCAGTTCCTTCTTCAACTCATCCGTCGGGTCGATCTCATCGTTCAGGGTCACGTAAATATAGATACCCTGGCCTTTGATATCATGAGGGAAGCCCACCACAGCGGCTTCGGCAACGGCGGAGTGAGCCACCAGCGACGACTCGATCTCGGCGGTCCCCATGCGGTGACCCGAAAC
This window of the Halomonas sp. SH5A2 genome carries:
- a CDS encoding LuxR C-terminal-related transcriptional regulator encodes the protein MAVAHKFIVADDHPLFRAALTQALRQLAPQAEIVEADTMEATTEVVNRHPDADLILLDLHMPGAHGFSGLIQLRGQMPDIPVAVVSGSDEPYVVRRAIDYGASGFIPKSSSLQLIAEAVSEILQGEVWLPEALAGVLEETSEEESRFAEAIASLTPQQFRVLNMLTEGLLNKQIAYELNVSEATIKAHVTAILRKLGVHSRTQAVIAAQKLEVEPPKVES